A single genomic interval of Granulicella tundricola MP5ACTX9 harbors:
- a CDS encoding sigma-70 family RNA polymerase sigma factor — protein MPAIQSPENEIPTEEIHPDVALVARAREGDASAFEQLVKQYDRQIFRVAQHITQNREDAEDITQDAFFKAYQKLDQFQGNSKFSTWLVRIAVNESLMRLRKRKTSKTVSMDEDVQTEEGSIPRDFAEWRPNPEQNFNQAELADILRKTIQGLPPGFRTVFTLRDVENLSTEETAEALGLSVPAVKSRLLRARLQLRERLSRYFKQGKKEGQLA, from the coding sequence ATGCCTGCCATCCAATCGCCAGAGAACGAAATCCCGACCGAAGAGATCCACCCCGACGTAGCGCTCGTCGCACGGGCCAGAGAAGGCGATGCCTCAGCATTCGAACAACTCGTCAAGCAGTATGACCGGCAGATCTTCCGCGTCGCCCAGCACATCACGCAGAACCGTGAAGACGCCGAGGACATCACGCAGGACGCCTTCTTCAAGGCCTACCAGAAGCTTGACCAGTTCCAGGGCAACTCCAAATTCAGCACCTGGCTCGTCCGCATCGCCGTCAACGAGTCCCTCATGCGCCTCCGCAAGCGCAAGACCAGCAAGACCGTCAGCATGGACGAAGACGTCCAGACTGAAGAAGGCTCCATCCCTCGTGACTTCGCCGAGTGGCGTCCCAACCCCGAGCAGAACTTCAACCAGGCAGAGCTCGCCGACATTCTCCGCAAGACCATCCAGGGACTTCCGCCCGGCTTCCGCACCGTCTTCACCCTGCGCGACGTCGAAAACCTCTCCACTGAAGAAACCGCGGAGGCGCTCGGTTTGAGCGTCCCCGCTGTCAAATCCCGTCTTCTCCGAGCGCGTCTGCAACTGCGCGAACGCCTCAGCCGCTACTTCAAACAGGGGAAGAAGGAAGGCCAACTCGCATGA
- a CDS encoding anti-sigma factor family protein gives MTCTDFLAKLTDYFDGRVAPDLLIEVEHHIAECKHCEVVLDSTTKTINIYRDHEIYDFPPELEHRLTSAIMNRCIPGRAAAPAARQAVKS, from the coding sequence ATGACCTGCACAGACTTTCTCGCCAAGCTCACCGACTACTTCGACGGCCGCGTCGCTCCCGATCTCCTCATCGAAGTCGAACACCACATCGCCGAGTGCAAGCACTGTGAGGTCGTCCTCGACTCCACCACCAAGACCATCAACATCTATCGAGACCACGAGATCTACGACTTCCCCCCAGAGCTGGAGCACCGCCTCACCAGCGCCATCATGAACCGCTGCATCCCCGGCCGGGCAGCAGCTCCCGCAGCCCGCCAGGCCGTCAAGTCCTAG
- a CDS encoding GNAT family N-acetyltransferase, whose translation MPITIRDFNPAISTDQPAFQSLNEAWITKHFRIEPADAAALAHPKEKYLDQGGHIYLAFQNETPVGCCALILITPGQYEISKMAVTPAAQGQGLGRQLLTHTIAQAWKLNATRLYIETNSALAPAVHLYESLGFRPVPAERLTKSLYTRANVFLELFRS comes from the coding sequence ATGCCCATCACCATCCGCGACTTCAATCCCGCCATCTCCACCGACCAACCCGCCTTCCAATCCCTCAACGAAGCCTGGATCACCAAGCACTTCCGCATCGAGCCCGCCGACGCCGCAGCCCTGGCCCACCCCAAAGAAAAATACCTCGACCAAGGCGGCCACATCTACCTCGCCTTCCAAAACGAAACCCCGGTCGGCTGCTGCGCCCTCATCCTCATCACCCCCGGCCAGTACGAGATCTCCAAGATGGCCGTCACCCCCGCCGCCCAGGGCCAGGGCCTCGGCCGCCAGCTCCTCACCCACACCATCGCCCAGGCCTGGAAGCTCAACGCCACCCGCCTCTACATCGAAACCAACAGCGCCCTCGCCCCCGCCGTCCACCTCTACGAGTCCCTCGGCTTCCGCCCCGTCCCCGCCGAGCGCCTCACCAAATCCCTCTACACCCGCGCCAACGTCTTCCTGGAGCTCTTCCGCTCCTAG
- a CDS encoding peroxidase family protein gives MPIANSRTESLQQAQFRAVQAITVKPEVLDESNPTRQVLTGLMKHGGVYTLLDTEMMTARLVPMLTRGSGAAAMSAEDASTFVNGLGNTMASFFQHLVPGKAYTIPSSLMSHIAFPGTGVSYSDPGLEQSDPGVFESPEVPAAFTFVGQFIDHDLTMNAVDLFEVQTDEVANTASPLIDLDSVYGANRTKLTAPFSKIFHADGRFRMVDRGGYEDLVRDEVGNALIGDQRNDENQMILQIHLLVMKVHNKLMAGGLGFEEAYRETLFNWQSVLLTDYLPAILEPATLAWLLGEIGKPDFGEFKYKPWKNLVDGKLAASMPHEFAIGFRFGHSQLRFGLRVNPGVGGMVRLFDNSLTSSGGKTSTGAVKNLFSDLRGSQELVAEHVIDWGTFLGGATPLRSNRIDGKVTSVVFDLPESAIPDDIKYIGNLPQRNLIRSRQVGLCAGEDLAKFYGIERLATRKIEPDEAAHHLYMEKGHFRTPLWYYILKEAEAVGGPKSSRLGALGSRLIGEVIVGAIGFAPTNVLAEPGWKSSVTGSREVSLLELAEWVG, from the coding sequence ATGCCAATCGCTAACTCACGTACGGAGTCTTTGCAGCAGGCGCAGTTTCGCGCGGTTCAGGCCATTACGGTGAAGCCGGAGGTGCTGGATGAGAGCAACCCGACGCGGCAGGTGCTGACCGGGTTGATGAAGCATGGGGGCGTTTATACGCTGCTCGATACGGAGATGATGACGGCGCGGCTGGTGCCGATGTTGACGCGGGGCAGTGGGGCTGCGGCGATGTCTGCTGAGGACGCTAGTACGTTTGTGAATGGGCTGGGGAATACGATGGCGAGCTTCTTCCAGCACCTGGTGCCGGGGAAGGCTTATACGATTCCTTCGAGTTTGATGTCGCATATTGCGTTTCCGGGTACGGGGGTGAGTTACTCGGACCCGGGGCTGGAGCAGAGCGATCCGGGGGTGTTCGAGAGCCCGGAGGTGCCGGCGGCGTTTACGTTTGTGGGGCAGTTTATCGACCACGACCTGACGATGAATGCGGTGGACCTGTTTGAGGTGCAGACGGATGAGGTGGCGAATACGGCTTCGCCGCTGATCGACCTGGACAGCGTGTATGGGGCGAACAGGACGAAGCTGACGGCTCCGTTTTCCAAGATCTTTCATGCGGATGGACGGTTCAGGATGGTGGATCGCGGGGGGTACGAGGACCTGGTGCGGGATGAGGTGGGGAATGCGCTGATTGGGGATCAACGGAATGACGAGAACCAGATGATCCTGCAGATCCACCTGCTGGTGATGAAGGTGCATAACAAGCTGATGGCCGGGGGGCTGGGATTTGAGGAGGCTTACCGGGAGACGCTGTTTAACTGGCAATCGGTGCTGCTGACGGACTATCTGCCTGCGATTCTGGAGCCGGCGACGTTGGCGTGGCTGCTGGGGGAGATCGGTAAGCCGGATTTTGGGGAGTTCAAGTACAAGCCGTGGAAGAATCTTGTGGATGGCAAGCTGGCGGCTAGTATGCCGCATGAGTTTGCGATCGGGTTCCGGTTTGGGCATAGCCAGTTGCGGTTTGGGCTTCGGGTGAATCCGGGCGTTGGGGGAATGGTGAGGTTGTTCGATAACTCGCTGACTTCAAGTGGGGGGAAGACTTCTACGGGGGCGGTGAAGAACCTGTTCAGCGATCTGCGGGGGAGCCAGGAGCTGGTGGCGGAGCATGTGATCGACTGGGGGACGTTTCTGGGTGGGGCTACGCCGCTGCGGTCGAACCGGATCGATGGGAAGGTGACGAGCGTGGTGTTCGACCTGCCGGAGAGCGCGATTCCGGACGATATCAAGTACATCGGGAACCTGCCGCAGAGGAATCTGATCCGGAGCAGGCAGGTGGGGCTTTGTGCGGGGGAGGACCTGGCGAAGTTCTATGGGATCGAACGGCTGGCGACGCGGAAGATTGAGCCGGATGAGGCGGCGCATCACCTGTATATGGAGAAGGGACACTTCAGGACGCCGCTCTGGTACTACATTTTGAAGGAGGCGGAGGCTGTGGGAGGGCCGAAGAGCTCGCGGCTGGGGGCGCTGGGGAGCCGGTTGATCGGCGAGGTGATTGTGGGGGCGATTGGGTTTGCGCCTACGAATGTGCTCGCGGAGCCGGGGTGGAAGTCTAGTGTGACGGGGTCCAGGGAGGTGTCGCTGCTGGAGTTGGCGGAGTGGGTGGGCTAG
- the cobU gene encoding bifunctional adenosylcobinamide kinase/adenosylcobinamide-phosphate guanylyltransferase yields MHDTPKPPVTLILGGARSGKSHHAQKLAALSDRVLFIATATAVDPEMSEKITRHRQDRQRDRLDWTVLEEPLALAEAIHTHGPAHDVILIDCLTLYTANLLTIPPAAVTENVALFLETLQAPPRPIILVSNEVGSGVVPSYASGRQYRDLLGELNQRVAAIATGVLLMVAGLPLTIKARQQ; encoded by the coding sequence ATGCACGACACCCCCAAACCCCCGGTCACTCTGATCTTAGGCGGAGCCCGTAGCGGCAAAAGCCACCACGCCCAGAAGCTCGCCGCCCTCTCAGACCGCGTCCTCTTCATCGCCACCGCCACCGCCGTAGACCCGGAGATGAGCGAGAAGATCACCCGCCACCGCCAGGACCGCCAACGCGACCGCCTCGACTGGACCGTCCTCGAAGAGCCCCTCGCCCTCGCCGAAGCCATCCACACCCACGGCCCCGCCCACGATGTCATCCTCATCGACTGCCTCACCCTCTACACCGCCAACCTCCTCACCATCCCCCCCGCCGCCGTCACAGAAAACGTAGCCCTTTTCCTCGAGACGCTCCAGGCCCCACCCCGCCCCATCATCCTCGTCTCCAACGAGGTCGGCAGCGGCGTCGTCCCCTCCTACGCCTCCGGCCGCCAATATAGAGACCTCCTCGGCGAGCTCAACCAGCGCGTCGCCGCCATCGCCACCGGCGTCCTCCTCATGGTCGCCGGCCTCCCCCTCACCATCAAGGCCCGCCAGCAGTGA
- a CDS encoding cobyrinate a,c-diamide synthase encodes MSNPLQTAFLVAGNASGVGKTTVTQALIAALQRRGLVVQPFKGGPDYLDTTHHTRLAGRPARNLDTWLLPHEANRDLFTAATQDADAAVVEGMMGLFDGKDPLSETGSSAEIARILGLPIILVLDASKTARSIAATVLGFETFDPTLPIAGVILNRIGGPRHLALLTAAIESRCKTPVLGSLPRTPEITIPERHLGLHAAAQSTETLQAESTLLADLAEQHFNLEAIQSLHQQDFPLPASPSPLVPGPYIPRPSALGPRPCFIGIPRDEAFSFYYEDNLDLLRSAGATLIPFSPLADAELPENLDALYLGGGYPELHAQALSENHSLLTDIRNFAATNRPIYAECGGMIYLSESITQPNTPAIPLTGILPLNIEMTPKLVDFGYVTTTFTRDCLLGPTGTVIRGHSFHYSRLTNEPELNTAYHLDYSLSKRQAPEGYTRGNILASYVHLHFRANPAVVTNLIASIVAARPADSLTLHLEETPQPVAQLSPA; translated from the coding sequence GTGAGCAATCCTTTGCAGACCGCCTTCCTGGTAGCCGGAAACGCCTCCGGCGTAGGCAAAACCACGGTCACCCAAGCCCTCATCGCCGCCCTCCAGCGCCGAGGCCTCGTCGTCCAACCCTTCAAAGGCGGCCCGGACTACCTCGACACCACCCACCACACCCGTCTCGCTGGCCGCCCCGCCCGCAATCTCGACACCTGGCTCCTCCCGCATGAAGCCAACCGAGACCTCTTCACCGCAGCCACGCAAGATGCAGACGCAGCCGTAGTCGAAGGCATGATGGGCCTCTTCGACGGCAAAGACCCTCTCTCCGAGACCGGCTCCTCAGCCGAGATCGCCCGCATCCTGGGTCTCCCCATCATCCTCGTCCTCGACGCCTCCAAGACCGCCCGCTCCATCGCCGCCACCGTCCTCGGCTTCGAGACCTTTGACCCTACCCTCCCCATCGCCGGCGTCATCCTCAACCGCATCGGAGGCCCCCGCCACCTCGCACTCCTCACGGCGGCCATAGAATCCCGCTGTAAAACCCCAGTCCTGGGCAGCCTCCCAAGAACCCCAGAGATCACCATCCCCGAGCGCCATCTAGGCCTACACGCCGCCGCCCAATCCACAGAAACCCTGCAAGCAGAATCCACCCTCCTGGCCGACCTAGCCGAACAGCACTTCAATCTCGAAGCCATCCAGTCCCTGCACCAGCAGGATTTCCCGTTACCCGCCAGTCCCTCGCCCCTAGTCCCTGGTCCCTATATTCCTAGGCCCTCGGCCCTAGGCCCTAGGCCCTGCTTCATCGGCATCCCCCGCGACGAAGCCTTCTCCTTCTACTACGAAGACAACCTGGACCTCCTCCGCTCCGCAGGAGCCACGTTAATCCCCTTCAGCCCCCTGGCCGACGCCGAACTCCCGGAAAATCTCGACGCCCTCTATTTAGGAGGAGGCTACCCCGAACTCCACGCCCAGGCCCTCTCAGAAAACCACTCCCTCCTCACAGACATCCGTAATTTCGCCGCCACCAACCGCCCCATCTACGCCGAGTGTGGCGGCATGATCTATCTGTCAGAATCCATCACCCAACCCAACACCCCCGCAATCCCCCTCACCGGCATCCTCCCCCTCAACATCGAGATGACCCCAAAACTAGTCGACTTCGGCTACGTCACCACCACCTTCACCCGAGACTGCCTCCTCGGCCCCACCGGAACCGTCATCCGGGGCCACAGCTTCCACTACTCCCGCCTCACCAATGAGCCGGAGTTGAACACCGCCTACCACCTCGACTACTCCCTCTCCAAACGCCAGGCACCCGAGGGCTACACCCGTGGCAACATCCTCGCCAGCTACGTCCACCTCCACTTCCGCGCCAACCCCGCAGTCGTCACCAACCTCATCGCCTCCATCGTAGCCGCCCGCCCAGCAGACTCCCTCACCCTCCACCTCGAAGAAACCCCGCAGCCCGTAGCCCAGCTTTCCCCAGCGTAG
- the cobT gene encoding nicotinate-nucleotide--dimethylbenzimidazole phosphoribosyltransferase, which translates to MTPDLQDTIANIPAPAPEALFRAHLDTLTKPLGALGRLEDLAAQLQTLGLTDLRKAAWVFAADHGIAAEGVSAYPAEVTRQMVLNFLSGGAAINVLSRLHNAPVHIVNAGVATALDSAPTLRNTPIRPGSRNMLHEPALSEAELNEALALGIECAAEASAKGFNLIAVGEMGIANTTAASALTAALTGRALYPVTGRGTGLDDAAHAHKIAVLEAVLAHHEPHLTTPEEILRRLGGLEVAAMTGFILGCASHRIALIIDGFISTAAAACAVALAPQVHSWLFAGHQSQEPGHRILLAHLNLTPILTLDMRLGEGTGAVLAMPILESALALYTQMATFTSAGVSAATAL; encoded by the coding sequence ATGACCCCAGACCTCCAGGACACGATCGCGAACATCCCGGCACCCGCCCCGGAAGCACTCTTCCGCGCGCACCTCGACACCCTCACCAAGCCCCTCGGAGCCCTTGGCCGCCTGGAAGACCTAGCCGCCCAACTCCAAACCCTCGGACTCACAGACCTCCGCAAAGCCGCATGGGTCTTCGCCGCAGACCACGGCATCGCAGCAGAAGGAGTCAGCGCCTACCCCGCCGAAGTCACCCGCCAGATGGTTCTCAACTTCCTCTCCGGCGGCGCGGCCATCAACGTCCTCAGTCGTCTCCACAACGCCCCCGTCCACATCGTCAACGCCGGCGTAGCGACCGCCTTGGACTCCGCCCCAACCCTACGCAACACCCCCATCCGCCCCGGCTCCCGCAACATGCTCCACGAACCAGCCCTCTCAGAAGCCGAACTGAATGAAGCACTTGCGCTTGGCATCGAATGTGCCGCTGAAGCTTCAGCCAAAGGCTTCAACCTCATCGCCGTAGGCGAGATGGGCATCGCCAACACCACCGCCGCCAGCGCCCTCACCGCAGCCCTCACCGGTCGCGCCCTCTACCCCGTTACAGGCAGAGGTACGGGCTTGGACGACGCCGCACACGCCCACAAAATCGCCGTCCTGGAAGCCGTCCTCGCCCACCACGAGCCCCACCTGACCACGCCGGAAGAGATCCTCCGCCGCCTCGGAGGCCTCGAGGTCGCCGCCATGACCGGCTTCATCCTCGGCTGCGCGAGCCACCGCATCGCCTTGATCATCGACGGCTTCATCTCCACCGCCGCCGCAGCCTGCGCCGTCGCGCTCGCTCCCCAAGTCCACTCCTGGCTCTTCGCCGGTCACCAGTCTCAGGAACCCGGCCACCGAATCCTCCTTGCCCACCTCAACCTCACCCCAATCCTCACCCTGGACATGCGACTAGGCGAAGGCACCGGCGCAGTCCTCGCCATGCCCATCCTTGAGTCAGCCCTCGCCCTCTACACTCAAATGGCGACCTTCACCTCCGCCGGAGTCTCCGCCGCAACCGCCCTCTAA
- a CDS encoding histidine phosphatase family protein — MTNLLFIRHAQTDLAGTFCGQSDPNLSEIGLSQLPNLLERLAPHAIDAVYTSDLRRARETAESITYARHIPLNLTPELREIAFGDWETLTWETIEQRDPTYAARWVAEFPNLPTPNGEPITQFRQRILNALYDLRQKAATTNIAVVTHAGVLRVLLEEFGHFSPHHAWERTRDYTCIVHCTQTSPESTLVIQP, encoded by the coding sequence ATGACAAACCTCCTCTTCATCCGCCACGCCCAAACAGATTTAGCCGGTACCTTCTGCGGCCAATCCGACCCAAACCTCAGTGAAATCGGCCTTTCCCAGCTCCCTAACCTCTTGGAACGCCTCGCGCCTCACGCCATCGACGCCGTCTACACCAGCGACCTCCGCCGCGCCCGTGAAACAGCAGAATCAATCACTTACGCCCGCCATATCCCCCTCAACCTCACCCCCGAGCTTCGCGAAATCGCCTTCGGAGACTGGGAAACCCTCACCTGGGAGACCATCGAGCAGCGCGACCCCACCTACGCCGCCCGCTGGGTCGCCGAGTTCCCCAATCTCCCCACCCCCAATGGCGAACCCATCACCCAATTCCGCCAGCGCATCCTCAACGCTTTGTATGACTTACGCCAAAAGGCCGCAACAACCAATATCGCAGTAGTCACCCACGCCGGCGTCCTTCGCGTTCTCCTCGAAGAGTTCGGTCACTTCTCCCCCCACCACGCCTGGGAGCGCACCCGCGACTACACCTGCATCGTCCACTGCACCCAAACCAGCCCAGAATCAACGCTGGTGATCCAACCATGA
- a CDS encoding cob(I)yrinic acid a,c-diamide adenosyltransferase codes for MSIATKRGDAGTTGLAGGIRTSKSDLRVESYGTVDELNTVLGFARSICTQTDIAAWTEQIQRILFRVGSALATPPESRKKQPVISTEDVDFLTNLVYQIEATDGILADWSLPGANTQSAAYEMARTVCRRAERLAVRFNETSAPETPLVVPEVLAFLNRLSDVIWLFGRLIEVRAGVDARLRTDDTAGPKFSRAW; via the coding sequence ATGAGCATCGCAACCAAGCGCGGCGACGCCGGCACCACCGGCCTCGCAGGCGGCATCCGCACCTCAAAATCAGATCTCCGCGTCGAGTCCTACGGCACCGTAGACGAGCTCAACACCGTGCTCGGCTTCGCCCGCAGCATCTGTACTCAAACCGACATAGCCGCCTGGACCGAGCAGATCCAGCGCATCCTCTTCCGCGTCGGCTCCGCCCTGGCCACGCCGCCCGAGTCCCGCAAAAAGCAGCCCGTTATCTCGACAGAGGACGTGGATTTCCTGACAAATCTCGTCTACCAGATCGAAGCCACAGACGGAATCCTCGCCGACTGGTCCCTCCCCGGTGCCAACACCCAATCCGCCGCCTATGAGATGGCACGCACCGTCTGCCGCCGCGCCGAGCGCCTCGCCGTCCGCTTCAACGAGACCTCCGCGCCGGAAACCCCGCTCGTTGTCCCCGAGGTCCTAGCCTTCCTCAACCGCCTCTCGGACGTCATCTGGCTCTTCGGCCGTCTCATCGAGGTCCGCGCCGGCGTCGACGCACGCCTCCGCACCGACGACACCGCCGGCCCCAAGTTCTCGCGGGCCTGGTAG
- a CDS encoding cobyric acid synthase, whose protein sequence is MRARAIMVLGTASHVGKSLLVAALCRIFAQHGVRVAPFKSQNMSLNSAATPEGLEIGRAQALQAEAAGIPPSVHMNPILLKPSGNMTSQVIVHGRIHGQFTAADYHRRRVEELFPIVTESYEHLAAEYDLIILEGAGSPAEINLKAHDIVNMRMADLADAHCILVGDIDRGGVFASLLGTIELLEPHEQARIQGFVVNKFRGDVALLEPGLRMIEARIHKPSLGVIPHYPNLALDEEDSLGLQQIATTPWAQSADPARPLRIAVIALPSLSNFTDFDSLTSEPSVDLRLIRTVETLANTDLVILPGSKQTVADLAWLNETGLAAAIQAHAATSLVVGICGGMQMLGRTISDPGHIESDSDAPIEGLSLLPIETTMQPHKTTVLSRGALLPTTLFNHPCPPTELTGYEIHIGTTTYLPNSHPFVRLNDVVILSEAQNLSILPGSPSPQPEPTPDGAIDPTTRIFGTYLHGLFDEDPFRHLFLTNARAFHHLTPPAALNNWKHHRESALNAFAAHVESSLDMPQIFSWAGLDYQALDKKS, encoded by the coding sequence ATGCGGGCACGCGCAATCATGGTCCTCGGCACTGCCTCGCACGTAGGCAAAAGCCTCCTCGTCGCCGCGCTGTGCCGCATCTTCGCGCAGCACGGCGTACGCGTCGCGCCCTTCAAGTCGCAGAACATGAGCCTCAACTCCGCCGCCACGCCGGAGGGTCTGGAGATCGGCAGAGCCCAAGCCCTCCAGGCCGAAGCCGCCGGAATCCCGCCCTCCGTCCACATGAACCCCATTCTCCTCAAACCCTCCGGCAACATGACCTCTCAGGTCATCGTCCACGGCCGCATCCACGGCCAGTTCACCGCCGCCGATTACCACCGACGCCGCGTCGAAGAGCTTTTCCCCATAGTCACTGAGAGTTACGAGCACCTCGCCGCCGAATATGACCTCATCATCCTAGAGGGCGCAGGCAGCCCCGCCGAGATCAACCTCAAGGCCCATGACATCGTCAACATGCGCATGGCAGACCTCGCCGACGCCCACTGCATCCTCGTCGGCGACATCGATCGCGGCGGCGTCTTCGCCTCCCTCCTCGGCACCATCGAACTCCTCGAACCACACGAGCAAGCCCGCATCCAAGGCTTCGTCGTCAACAAGTTCCGCGGCGACGTCGCTCTCCTAGAACCCGGCCTCCGCATGATCGAAGCCCGCATCCACAAGCCCAGCCTCGGCGTCATCCCCCACTACCCCAACCTCGCCCTCGACGAAGAGGATTCCCTCGGCCTCCAGCAGATCGCCACCACCCCTTGGGCTCAGAGCGCAGACCCTGCACGCCCCCTCCGCATCGCCGTCATCGCCCTCCCATCCCTCTCCAACTTCACAGACTTCGATTCCCTCACCTCCGAGCCCTCCGTAGACCTCCGCCTCATCCGCACCGTAGAGACCCTTGCCAACACCGACCTTGTCATCCTCCCCGGCAGCAAACAAACCGTCGCCGACCTCGCTTGGCTGAACGAAACTGGCCTCGCCGCCGCCATCCAGGCCCATGCAGCAACAAGCCTCGTAGTCGGTATCTGCGGAGGCATGCAGATGCTCGGCCGCACCATCTCAGACCCCGGCCACATCGAATCCGACTCCGACGCCCCCATCGAAGGCCTGTCCCTCCTTCCGATAGAAACCACGATGCAGCCCCACAAAACCACCGTCCTCAGCAGAGGCGCCCTGCTTCCCACAACCCTCTTCAACCACCCCTGCCCCCCCACCGAACTCACCGGCTACGAGATCCACATCGGCACCACCACCTACCTCCCCAACTCCCATCCCTTTGTCCGATTAAATGACGTCGTCATTCTGAGCGAAGCTCAGAACCTCAGTATTTTGCCTGGATCACCTTCACCGCAACCAGAGCCAACCCCAGACGGAGCCATAGACCCCACAACCCGCATCTTCGGCACCTACCTTCACGGCCTCTTCGACGAAGACCCATTCCGCCATCTCTTCCTCACCAACGCCCGAGCCTTCCACCACCTCACCCCACCCGCCGCCCTCAACAACTGGAAGCACCACCGCGAATCCGCCCTCAACGCCTTCGCAGCCCACGTCGAATCCTCCCTCGACATGCCGCAAATCTTCTCCTGGGCCGGCCTCGACTATCAAGCTCTGGACAAAAAGTCATGA
- the cbiB gene encoding adenosylcobinamide-phosphate synthase CbiB, which produces MTSRQSSRAPSTRSFIAIGWESKCRSAGSSRLSRPTLITSAATLDWLLGDPESLPHPVRLIGKAIAAGDHALYREDRTPTYNFLAGSALTFALVAATWKLTAVLIKHLPKPFEILLASTCLASRNLDDEARAVLTALELDDLPQARQRIARIVGRDTAHLDEPAIARALIETLAESAADGILAPLFFLAIGGVPAAMAFKAISTLDSMIGHRTKRYLHFGKTAARLDDLANLIPARLTALLILATNPSPAAISTYSQDHNKHASPNAGHPESAMAGTLGIQLGGPSTYDGEPHTAPILNASAPLPTRTYARRALHITRAVSLLGTALAIAIAYNTTRRRSPQ; this is translated from the coding sequence ATGACCTCGCGCCAAAGTTCGCGTGCCCCATCCACTCGCAGTTTCATCGCGATTGGGTGGGAAAGTAAGTGTCGATCAGCGGGCTCCTCGCGGCTCAGTCGCCCCACCCTCATCACCTCCGCCGCCACGCTGGACTGGCTCCTCGGCGACCCCGAATCCCTCCCCCACCCCGTCCGCCTCATCGGCAAAGCCATCGCCGCAGGCGACCACGCCCTCTACCGCGAAGACCGCACCCCCACCTATAACTTCCTCGCCGGCTCCGCCCTCACCTTCGCCCTCGTAGCCGCCACCTGGAAGCTCACCGCCGTCCTCATCAAGCATCTCCCCAAGCCATTCGAGATCCTCCTCGCCAGCACCTGCCTCGCCAGCCGCAATCTCGACGACGAAGCCCGAGCCGTCCTAACCGCCCTGGAATTAGACGATCTCCCCCAGGCCCGCCAGCGCATAGCCCGCATCGTAGGCAGAGATACAGCCCATCTCGACGAACCGGCCATAGCCCGAGCCCTCATCGAAACCCTCGCAGAGAGCGCCGCCGACGGCATACTCGCTCCCCTGTTCTTCCTTGCCATCGGCGGCGTACCCGCGGCTATGGCCTTCAAGGCCATCAGCACGCTCGACTCCATGATCGGCCACCGCACCAAGCGTTATCTCCACTTCGGTAAGACCGCCGCCCGCCTGGACGACCTCGCCAACCTCATCCCAGCCCGCCTCACTGCCCTGCTCATCCTCGCCACCAACCCCAGCCCGGCAGCCATCAGCACCTACAGCCAGGACCACAACAAACACGCCAGCCCCAACGCCGGCCACCCCGAATCCGCCATGGCCGGCACCCTCGGAATCCAACTAGGCGGCCCCAGCACCTACGACGGCGAGCCCCACACCGCCCCCATCCTCAACGCCTCCGCCCCGCTCCCCACCCGCACCTACGCACGCCGCGCCCTCCACATCACCCGAGCCGTCTCCCTTCTCGGCACAGCCCTGGCCATCGCCATCGCTTACAACACCACCCGCCGCAGGAGTCCCCAATGA